The Variovorax sp. S12S4 genome includes the window GAAACGATGTGAAGACCCGCGCCGGCGCACAGTGCCAGCGTTTCGTTGGCCATCGCATCGTCCTGCATGGCCAACGAGCAGCAGTGGCCGCAGACCACGCCGTGCCGGAACTCGCGCGCGCGCATCAGCTGCGCAATGCTGCGCAAGCCGCTCGCGTCGGCGTCGAGGCCTTCGTCGACATGAAAGTCGAGACCCAGGCCGTGGTCTTGCGCGAGGTCGAAGACGCGGCCCAGCTTGTGCACCAGGCCTTCGTTGCGATAAACGAAAGCGCCCAGCGTGCCGCCCGCACGTTTGACCTCGCGCGCGATGCGCTCGCCGGCGGCAAGGTCCGCAAACAGATCCAGCGGAGTGAGAGAAACAAACTGCAGCTCGATGCGCCCGCGCCATTCTTGCCGCAAGGCTTCGAACACCGCGAGTGCGGCCGGCGGATCGGCCTGCACCCAGTCGATGTGCGTGCGCAGCGCGCGCGTACCCGATTGCCAGGCGTCCTGCAGCGCGCGCTCCATGCGCGGGTGCAGCGCTTCGCCGGTCCAGCCCGCGCGGTGCTTGTCCATGCGCTCGATGGCCGCGAACAGGTTGCCCTCGGCCGCGCCGACTTCCTGCACGGTGTAGTTCTTGTCGATGTGCGCGTGCGCTTCGACCAGCGCACTCAGCAAGATGCCGCGCGCGCCCGACTGCGATGCGCTCGGCACGACGGCCTGCACGCGATCGCCGGCCAACGTCACGTCGAACACCTGCGCATCGCCCGCGGCAAAGCCCCGCAGCCGCGTCGGAATGCGCACGGACTCGAGCTTCATGTGCGCTGTTGCAATGCCCGCAGCCAGCCCAGGCCGGCCGAAGTGCCGCCGGGTTCCATGCCGCGGCTGGGCCGGTATTCGCAGCCGATCCAGCCCTGCCAGCCGCACTGCGCCGAGACTTCGTCGATCAGGTCGAACAGGTATGGATAGTTCTGCTCGCCGATGTCGGGCTCGTGGCGCTCTGGAACGCCGGCAATCTGGATGTGGCCCACGCGGCCGGTCGGCAGGTACTTTCGGATCTTCATGGCCACGTCGCCCTCGACGATCTGGCAGTGGTACAGGTCCATCTGCACCTTGAGGTTGGGCGCGCCCACCATGTCGACGATTTCGTGCGCGTGGTCTTGTCGGTTCAGAAAGAAGCGCGGAATGTCGCGCGTGTTGATCGGCTCGATCAGCACGTCGCGGCCGGCCTTGGCGGCCTCGGCGGCGGCCCAGCGCAGGTTGTCCACGTACACGGGCTGCACGGCCTCGCGCTCCAGGCCTTCAGGCACCAGGCCCGCCATGATGTGGATGCGCGGGCAGCCGAGAGCCGCGGCGTAGTCGATGGCCTTGGCCATGCCTTCGCGAAACTCGGCGTCGCGGCCCGGCAGGCAGGCAAGGCCCCGCTCGCCGCCGTCCCAGTTGCCCGGAGGGCCGTTGAAGAGCACCTGCTGCAAGCCGTTGTGCTTCAGGCGCGCAGCAATCTCGTTGCGGTCGAAGGCATAAGGGAACAGATATTCGACGGCCTTGAAGCCATCTTTCGAGGCGGCTTCGAAGCGGTCAAGAAAGTCGAGCTCCGGATAGAGCATCGAGAGGTTGGCGGCAAATTGAGGCATGGGGTGCTTTTTACTATTACCAGCGCGCGCCGAAAGTGCGGCGCAGTTCGTCGATCTGTTCATCGCTCAACGGCTGGGGTTTGGCCATGCCGGTGAGCAGATGGAGCTTTGCGGTTTCTTCGAGTTCCTCGAGCACGGCCATCGCCGCGCCCGGTGTCTCGTGCCACACATTGGGGCCGAGGCGTTCGAGCATCACGGCGCGAATCGGCGTGCCGGCGGCACCGTGGCGCTCGATGGCTTGCGCCACCAGCTCGGCCGCTTCGGGCGCGCCGGGGCGGTGATAAGGAATGAGCGGCACGTGGCCGACCTTCATCACAAAATATGGCGTGAGGGCGGGCAGGAGTTCGTCGCCTTGCGTGCCAAGCGTGAGTGCAACGCAGTGCGTGCTGTGCGTGTGAATCACGCAGGCCGTGCCTGCATCAAATTTGCGCGCCGCCGCATAGATGCGGGTGTGCAGGGCGATGGTCTTACTGGCTCGGTCGCCGGCGGTCTGGTTGCCCTGAGTGTCGAGCTTGGCCAAGCGCGCGGGGTCGAGGAAGCCGAGGCAGGCATCGGTTGGCGTAATGAGAAAACCGTCGTCGAGCCGCACGCTGATGTTGCCTGCCGTCGCATGCACATAGCCGCGTTCGAAAAGACTGCGGCCTACGCGGCAGATTTCTTCGCGGGCTTCGGTTTCTTTCATTTCGGCTTTCTATGCGCGCTGTGTAGATGCTTTTTCAGGGCGTGTGCAAAGGCCACCGGGTACTCCCCTCCGCGAATGTCCCCCGCCTTCGGCTCCTCCTTTATTTCGCTGCGCGGAGCACCCGATGCCCTGTGCACCGGGACACGCTGTTGGTGCTTCGCTGATCAACGACCGCTCTGAATTACGCACCCGTCGATGGGGTGCCTTGCGCAGCGAAATAAAGGAGGAGGCCGCAGGCCGGGGGACATTCGCGGAGAAAGGTACCCCGTCGGCGGGTGCGCGCCCTGAACAAGTACCCGGCATGCAATTCATCCCAGCACTGTAAATGCCTTGGTGAAAAAATCATCCCCCCCAAAGTTGCCAGACTTGAGCGCAATGTGCACCGACGTGCCTTCCGCAACATCAGTACGCGCGTGGCACCACGGCACGCCGGGATCGATCTGCGGACCGATCTGCATTTGCGCAATACCCAGTGCCTGCACGCATGCGCCGGAGGTTTCCCCGCCCGCCACCACTAGTTGGCGCACGCCGCGTTCGACGAGGCCGTGCGCGATGGCTGCGATGGTGCGCTCGACCATGGCACCGGCCTCTTCGACGCCGAGCCGACCCTGCACCGACTTGACGGCGCCCGCCTCGGCTGTGGAATAGACCAGCACTGCTTGCTTGTCGACGAGCGGTGTCGCCCACGCCAGGGTTTCGGCCGCCACATCGACGCCTGCGGCAATGCGCAGCGGATCGATGGCCAGTGCCGCGCCGCCACGCTGGATGAAGTCGAGCACCTGGCGGTTGGTGGCCAATGAGCAACTGCCTGACACTACGGCACGCAATCCGCCCGCGGCTGGCAGCGCGCTGGCTTGCGACGACGGTGCGAGGCCGAAATTGGCAGGCAAGCCGATGGCCACGCCCGAGCCGGCGGTGACCAGCGGCATCTTCGCAATGGCCGGGCCGAGTCGCAGCAGGTCGTCGTTCGACACCGCGTCGACGATGGCGATCGACACGCCCTCGCCTTTCAGCTGTTCGATGCGCTCTGTAATGGCCGCCGCACCTCGCGCGACTACCGCATGGTCCACGAGCCCTACCTTGCGCTTGCACTGCGCCTGCAGCACGCGCACGAGGTTCGGGTCTGTCATGGGCGTGAGCGGATGGTTCTGCATGCCGCTCTCGTTGAGCAGCACGTCGCCCGCGAACAGGTAGCCCTTGAACACGGTTCGCTTGTTGTCGGGGAAGGCTGGCGTGGCAATGGTGAAGTCGCATTGCAGCGCGTCCATGAGCGCTTCGGTCACCGGGCCGATGTTGCCCTGCGGCGTGCTGTCGAAGGTGGAGCAGTACTTGAAGTAGATCTGCTGCGCGCCCTGCGCCTGCAGCCAGCGCAGCGCGGCAAGCGACTGCTCGATGGCTTCCGCCGGGGCGATGGTGCGCGACTTGAGCGCGACCACCACCGCATCGACTTCCGCATCGAGCGGCGTGGCCGGCACGCCGATGGCCTGCACCACGCGCATGCCGGCGCGCACGAGGTTGTTGGCCAGGTCGGTGGCGCCTGTGAAGTCGTCGGCAATGCAGCCGAGCAGCAGCTTGGGCATTGCTCAGTCCTTTGCGGCCACGGCCAGCTTTACGGCCTGCGGGTTCTCGCGCACATAGTCACGCAAGATGGCGTCAAAACTCGCATCCGCCTTCAGGCCCAGCGCCTCGGCGCGCGCTGCGTGAATGCGGCTGGGCCAGCTGGTCACGATCTTGGCGATGTTCGCATCGGGCTCCCAGTCGATCAGCGACGTTGCTTCTTTGCCGGCGATGCGCTCGAGCGCTTCCGCCATTTCGCGCACGGTGGTCGTCAACGCGGGCAGGTTGATCGCGGTGCGCGCACCCCACTCAGCGGCGCTGGCCGTGGCCGCGCGGATGATGCCAGCGACGGTGTTGCCGGGCGATGCGAGAGCGACTGCGGTCTCGGGCGCCACCGGGCAGCGCGCGCGTTCGCCGGCCAGCGGCTCGCGCAGCATGCCGCTCAGGAAGCTGGAGGCCGCGCCGTTGGGTCGGCCCGGCCGCACCGACACCGTCATGAGCCGCACGTTGCGGCCCTGCACGAAGCCCTTGCGCGTGAAGTCGGCCACGAGCTGCTCGCCGATGAACTTCTGGATGCCGTAGCTGTTCTGCGGTGTCGGCAGCGTGGTGTCTTCGATCACCTCGGGCAGGCGCTGCTCGGGCGAATCGCCGAAGACCGCGACCGAGCTGGAGAACACGAACACCGGCGCGTGGCCCGCGCGGCGGCAGGCTTCGAGCAGCGCGCGCGTGGTGTCCAGGTTGCTGCGCATGCCCAGGTCGAAGTCGGCCTCGCATTCGCCGCTTACGGCGGCGGCAAGGTGGAACACGGCATGCGTGTCGGCCAGCGGCAGCACGCCGCTCACGGCCTGCTCGTACAGGTCGCCTTGCACAAAGTGCACGCGGCCATCGGCTTGCAGGTCTGCGGGCGGCGGCACGCGGTCGGCCAGCGTGATGCGTGCGACGGGCTGGACCACGCCGCCGGCCAGCGCCAGCGGGCCACCCGCGAGCAGCGTGCGCGCGAGCCGCGCACCCACAAAACCGCAACCTCCGGTGATGAGAATATTCATGATGCTTGTCTTCCTTGTTCAGGCTTTCTTGTCGGCAGCCGGCAGTTCGATGCCGGGAAATATCTTGATGACCGCGCTGTCGTCCTCGCGCGCAAAACCCGCGGTAGACGCCTGCATGAACATCTGGTGCGCGGTGGACGAGAGCGGCAACGGAAACTTGCTGGCACGCGCCACGTCGAGCACCAGGCCCAGATCCTTCACGAAGATGTCGACGGCCGAGAGCGGTGTGTAGTCGCCTGCGAGCACGTGCGCCATGCGGTTCTCGAACATCCAGCTGTTGCCCGCGCTGTGCGTGATCACCTCGTACAGCGCGGCCGGGTCCACGCCTTCGCGCAGGCCCAGCGCCATGGCCTCGGCCGCTGCGGCAATGTGCACGCCGGCCAGCAACTGGTTGATGACCTTGACCTTGCTGCCCGCACCCGCGCGGTCTCCAAGACGATAAACCTTGGCCGCCATGGCGTCGAGCACCGCGCCGGCCTTTTCATAGGCCGCGGGCGTGCCGGCCGTCATCATCGTCATCTGGCCGCTCGCGGCCTTGGCGGCGCCACCGGAAATCGGCGCGTCGAGGTACAGGATGCCCTGCGCGGCCAGGCGCGACTCGAGCGCGACCGACCAGTTCGGATCGACCGTGGAGCACATCACGAACAGGCTGCCGGGCTTCATCGACGCCGCGCAGCCGGGCGTGGTGCCGTCGCCAAACAGCACCGACTCGGTCTGCGCCGCATTGACGACCACGGAAACCACGATGTCGCACTGCGCGCCAAGCGCGGCCAGCGTGTCGCAGGCCACGCCGCCGTCGCGCGCAAAGGCGTGGGCCACGTCCAGGCGCACGTCGAAAACGTGCGGCTCGTAGCCCGCGCGGCGCAGCGATTGCGCCATGCCGCTGCCCATGGCGCCAAGGCCCACGAGGCCGACGACCGGTGTGTTGTTGGTGTTTGAAGTCATCAGGGGTTCTTTCGATCAGCGATTCACGAGTTGCTTGGGCGTGAGCCACACGCCGATGGCCCCAAGCACCAGCGCAGCGGCCAGCACGTACATGCCGATCTGCGTGCTGCCGGTGAGGTCTTTGAGGTAGCCGATGAGATAGGGGCTCACGAAGCCCGCAAGGTTGCCCACCGAATTGATGACCGCAATGCCCGCCGCCGCCGCGGTGCCCGAAAGAAAGGCGGTGGGCAGCGACCAGAACAGCGGCGCGCAGGTGAGCACGCCAGCTGCGGCAAGCGAGAGGAATGCGAGCGACAGGACCGTATTCTGCGTGTACGAGGCCGCCACCGTGAAGCCGATGGCGCCCATCAGCGCGGGCACGATCAGGTGCCAGCGGCGCTCCTGCCGGCGGTCGGCGCTGCGGCCGAAAAGGTTCATCGCGACGATGGCACAGATGAACGGAATGGCGCTCAACAGGCCGATGTGCAGGTTGCCCTTGACGCCCGTGGCCTTGACCAGCGTGGGCAGCCAGAAGGTGAGCGCGTATTGCCCCATGACGAAGGCGAAGTAGATCAGCGCCATCCACCACACGCGCGCATCGCGGAACATGGCGCCCACCGAGTGCGGCCCTTTGGCGCCGTGCGCCTGGTCGCGTTCGACCTCGCGCTGCAGCAGGCGCTTTTCTTCGGGGTCGAGCCAGCGCGCCTGCTGGATGCCGTTGTCCAGGTAGACCAGCACCATCACGCCGACGATCACGGCCGGAATCGCTTCGATGATGAACATCCATTGCCAGCCTTCCATCGAGGACACACCGTGGAACGCATCCATGATCCAGCCCGAGAGAGGATTGCCGAAGATGCCCGCCACCGGAATGGCCGACATGAAGACCGCGATGATGCGCGCGCGCCGATGCGCCGGGTACCAATGGGTGAGGTACAGGATCACGCCGGGGTAGAAGCCCGCCTCCGCCACGCCGAGCAGGAAACGCAGGATGTAGAAGCTGGTCGGCGTTTCCACAAACACGAAGCACGCCGAAAGCACGCCCCAGGTGATCATGATTCGCGCAATCCAGATTCGCGCGCCCACGCGGTTGAGCAGCAGGTTGCTCGGCACCTCGAACAGGAAGTAGCCCAGAAAGAAGATGCCGGCTCCCAGGCCGAACACGGTTTCGCTGAAGCCCAGGTCTTGCCCCATCTGAAGCTTGGCAAAGCCCACGTTCACGCGGTCGAGATACGCGACCACATAGCAGAGCATCAGAAAGGGAACGAGGCGCCAGAACACCTTGGTGTAGGCACGCTTCTCGAGCGCGACATCGGCCGGCGTGTCCGCAGTGGCAGCCAGCGGCGCGTGGAGTGTTGAAGTCATTGGAGGAAGTCCGTTTGGATGATGAACCGGGTCTCGCTTGGGCGGTGCATGCGGCGCGCCGCCCTTATTTGTCAGGTCATCATACAAATCTGAAACAGGCGATCTGCTTCGGGTAAACCCGCAAGCTACACCTCGTTTCCTTTTCTTCTAATGGCCCGCCGGCCAGCCTTCGACCAGCGGCCGGGCGAGTTGCGCGCCCTCCTGCTGCCAGAAGGCAGGGTCGGCCTGCTCGATGCGGCGAATGGCGTTGTCCATGTGGGACTTGGCGGCTTCTCGCGCGCGCAGCGGGTCCCCCGCCTCGATGGCCTCGACGATCCGCGCATGCTCCTGCGCCACCTCGCGCGCAAAGTCGGCCCGGCGCGCCTCGTTGGCGCGCGTGACACGCGTGGCGCCATGAAGAAACTGCCGCAGGTACTGCAGCGTGCCGATCAAGAAGGGGTTGCGCGCCGCCTCGGCAATGGCGCGATGAAACCGCACGTCTTCGTCGGCGCCGTTGCGCCCCGCCGCCACTGCGGCGTGCAGCGCCTCGATGGCTTCACGGATGCGCTCTACGTCTTCAGGCGTGCGCCGTTCGGCGGCGAGCGCGGCCACTTCGGCCTCGAGCGCACGGCGCAGTTCGACCATCTGGATCACCGCTTCACGCGAAGCCACATGCGGCATCTCGAAGCGCAGCGGCTCCACGCCTGCCGCGCGCACATACACGCCGCTGCCCTGCCGCGAATCGAGCAGCCCCAGCGACTTGAGCCGCGAAACCGCCTCGCGCACCACCGTGCGGCTCACGCCGAACTGCTCGGCCAGCGCAGCCTCGGTCGGCAGACGGTCGCCTGCCGACAAGCGCCCGCTGCGCACCTCGGCCGCCAACGCATCGGCCACCTGGTCGGCGAGGCGGACTGTGGGAGCGACGGATTGAAATCGTGCGGTCATGAACGCGTGGGGCGGTGGGCTGCGACTCTAACGCAGGCCCTTGCGCCGGACTCCTAGAACTTACGGGTTACACACGATTGACGAGTGTTGTTCTGATGCTCTTTACGCGTGTGAAAAATCTGACGATTCCTCTGCCTATCTGCACTCTTCCATTGATTTTGACATTCATTAACTCTTTGTAACGAGAAAATCCCATTCGTCGGCATCGGTGCCGGCGGGTCGCACGCCTTCCAAAGCGGCGTGCATTGCTGTCACGCAGAGAGATCAGGGAATGAATAAAAATTTGCACCGCATTGTGTTCAATGCGAAGCGCGGGCTGCGCATGGTCGTTCAAGAAACGGCCAAGAGCACGGGCAAAGGCACGTCCAAGGCCACCACCGGTGCCGGCGGCGCAATTGCCGCAGGTGCGGCAGCCCTGGCGCCCATGCTCGTGGGCGCAGCGCTCGCGGGCATGCTCTCGGCTTCACCCGCCCAAGCCCAGATCGTCGGCGCGCCCAACGTTCCCGCCAACCTGCGCCCCACCGTGATGGTCGCGCCCAACGGCGTGCCACTCATCAACATCCAGACGCCCAGCGCCGCGGGTGTTTCGCGCAATGTGTACCAGCAGTTGAACGTGGCGCCCAACGGCGCCATCCTGAACAACAGCCGCACCAACGTGCAGAGCCAGCTCGGTGGGTTCGTCCAAGGCAATCCGTATCTCGCGACCGGCCCCGCGCGCATCATCCTCAATGAAGTGAACGGCGGCAGCCCGAGCCAACTGCGCGGGTACATCGAAGTCGCGGGGCAGCGCGCCGAAGTGATCATCGCCAACCCGGCCGGTATCAGCGTCAACGGCGGCGGCTTCATCAATGCCTCACGCGCCACGCTGACCACGGGCACGCCGCAGTTCAATGCCGTGGGCGGCCTGGACAGCTTTCTGGTGCGCGGCGGCACCATCACCATCGACGGTGCGGGCCTGGACGCCAGCAAGACGGACTACGCCGCGATCCTCGCGCGTGCGGTCGAGGCCAACGCGGGCATCTGGGCCAGCGAGCTGAAGGTGGTGACGGGTGCGAACACCGTGAGCGCCGACCACAGCCAGGTCACGCCCACCAGCGGCACCGGCACGGCGCCCACCTTTGCGCTGGACGTGGCCGCGCTCGGCGGCATGTACGCCGGCAAGATCACGCTCATCGGCACCGAGGCCGGCCTGGGCGTGCGCAACGCCGGCACGATCCAGGCCGCGCCGGGTGCCACCGCGCTGATGGGCGCGGGCCAACTGGTCGTCACCAGCGCCGGGCGCCTGGAGAACATCGGAACCATCCAGGCCACCGCCGACGCGAACCTCTCGGCCTCGGGCCTGGCCAACAGCGGCCGCGTGGTCAGCGGCGGCAACCTCAAGGTCACGACCCAGGGCGACCTGGCCAATGCATTGAACGGCACCGGCGGCACGCTCGAAGGCGCGCGGCTGGAACTGGCCAGCACGGCGGGCGACCTCGACAACCGCGGCGGCACGATCCGCCAGACCAGCAGCGCCGGCTTGATGCTGAGCGCGCCTGCTTTGAGCAACACGAGCGGCGGCGTCATCGGCGCGGAGCCCGTGGCGGCTGCGCCGTCCACGCCCGACACCGGAGCCGGTGGCGGCACGGGAACAGGAACTGGTACAGGCGGCACCGCGAGCCCGACCACGCCGCCCGCAGGCACCGGCACGGAGACCGGCTCCGGCGGCACCATCGCGCCCGCACCGTACGTGCCGCCGTCGCCGGGTGCGATCACCGCCGCCGGCACGATCCGCAACGACGGCGGCAAGATCTACGCCGGCGGACCGATCAGCCTGCAAAGCGCCAACATCAACAACAACGGCGGCACGCTGAATGTTGCCAACATGGCCGTGAGCCAGCCGACCTTCGACAACCACGGCGGCACGCTGAATGTCAGCAACGGCTTCAGCGCGAATGTCGATCGCTTCGACAACACCGGCGGCACGCTGAACGCGGGCAGCCTGAACATCACCACGACCGGCGACCTGGTCAATGTCGACGGCAAGCTGACCAGCGCGGCCGACGCCACGCTGACGGTTGGCGGCCAGGCCGACAACACGCGCGGAGCGATCTCGGTAACGGGCGCGCTGACGGCCAATGTGGCGGGCGCAGTCAACAACACCGGCGGCACGCTGGTCGCGAACCAGGGCGTCGCGCTCGGCGCCGGCAACCTGGACAACACCCAGGGCAGCATCCAGTCGGCGCAGGCCGGGGTGCAGCTGGCGGTGGCGAGCCAGTTGACCAACGGCAGCGGCGGCACGATCGGTGCGGCCACCGACCTGAAGGTGCAGGCGGGTTCGCTCGTCAACGCCAATGGCGCCAGCCTGCGCGGCACCAACGATGTCAGTGTCGCGGTCGGCGGCGCGCTCGCCAACGACGGCAGCATCACGGCCGGGCGGCACACGACGGTCGCGGTCGGCAGCCTGCAAAGCGGCACCACAGGCGTGCTGGGTGCCGGCATCCAGAGCGACGGCCAGCTTGGTGCGGCGGGCGACCTGGTCGTGACCACGGCCGGCGCCCTGGTCGCCAACGGCACCAACCTTGCGGCAGGCAATGCCACGCTGCAGGGCGCGAGCGTCGATCTCTCGGCCAGCCAGACCAGCGCGGCGAACATCACGGTCACGGCCATGCAGGGCAACGTGACCACAGATAAGGCCACGGTCACAACGCCGGGCACCTTGACCGTCACCGCCAACGCACAGCCTGGCCAGACGCTGGTCAACCAGGGCGGCAAGCTCAGCGCCAATCAGCTGGACCTGCGTGTTTCCAATCTTGCCAACACGAACGGCGGCGAGATCGTGCAGACCGGCACGGCCGCAACCACCATCACGACGTCGGGCGCCATCGACAACAGCGGCGCCACGCTGGCCAGCAACGGCAGCCTCACCTTTA containing:
- the denD gene encoding D-erythronate dehydrogenase, translated to MNILITGGCGFVGARLARTLLAGGPLALAGGVVQPVARITLADRVPPPADLQADGRVHFVQGDLYEQAVSGVLPLADTHAVFHLAAAVSGECEADFDLGMRSNLDTTRALLEACRRAGHAPVFVFSSSVAVFGDSPEQRLPEVIEDTTLPTPQNSYGIQKFIGEQLVADFTRKGFVQGRNVRLMTVSVRPGRPNGAASSFLSGMLREPLAGERARCPVAPETAVALASPGNTVAGIIRAATASAAEWGARTAINLPALTTTVREMAEALERIAGKEATSLIDWEPDANIAKIVTSWPSRIHAARAEALGLKADASFDAILRDYVRENPQAVKLAVAAKD
- a CDS encoding class II aldolase/adducin family protein encodes the protein MKETEAREEICRVGRSLFERGYVHATAGNISVRLDDGFLITPTDACLGFLDPARLAKLDTQGNQTAGDRASKTIALHTRIYAAARKFDAGTACVIHTHSTHCVALTLGTQGDELLPALTPYFVMKVGHVPLIPYHRPGAPEAAELVAQAIERHGAAGTPIRAVMLERLGPNVWHETPGAAMAVLEELEETAKLHLLTGMAKPQPLSDEQIDELRRTFGARW
- the otnK gene encoding 3-oxo-tetronate kinase, which encodes MPKLLLGCIADDFTGATDLANNLVRAGMRVVQAIGVPATPLDAEVDAVVVALKSRTIAPAEAIEQSLAALRWLQAQGAQQIYFKYCSTFDSTPQGNIGPVTEALMDALQCDFTIATPAFPDNKRTVFKGYLFAGDVLLNESGMQNHPLTPMTDPNLVRVLQAQCKRKVGLVDHAVVARGAAAITERIEQLKGEGVSIAIVDAVSNDDLLRLGPAIAKMPLVTAGSGVAIGLPANFGLAPSSQASALPAAGGLRAVVSGSCSLATNRQVLDFIQRGGAALAIDPLRIAAGVDVAAETLAWATPLVDKQAVLVYSTAEAGAVKSVQGRLGVEEAGAMVERTIAAIAHGLVERGVRQLVVAGGETSGACVQALGIAQMQIGPQIDPGVPWCHARTDVAEGTSVHIALKSGNFGGDDFFTKAFTVLG
- a CDS encoding FadR/GntR family transcriptional regulator, with product MTARFQSVAPTVRLADQVADALAAEVRSGRLSAGDRLPTEAALAEQFGVSRTVVREAVSRLKSLGLLDSRQGSGVYVRAAGVEPLRFEMPHVASREAVIQMVELRRALEAEVAALAAERRTPEDVERIREAIEALHAAVAAGRNGADEDVRFHRAIAEAARNPFLIGTLQYLRQFLHGATRVTRANEARRADFAREVAQEHARIVEAIEAGDPLRAREAAKSHMDNAIRRIEQADPAFWQQEGAQLARPLVEGWPAGH
- a CDS encoding MFS transporter, which gives rise to MTSTLHAPLAATADTPADVALEKRAYTKVFWRLVPFLMLCYVVAYLDRVNVGFAKLQMGQDLGFSETVFGLGAGIFFLGYFLFEVPSNLLLNRVGARIWIARIMITWGVLSACFVFVETPTSFYILRFLLGVAEAGFYPGVILYLTHWYPAHRRARIIAVFMSAIPVAGIFGNPLSGWIMDAFHGVSSMEGWQWMFIIEAIPAVIVGVMVLVYLDNGIQQARWLDPEEKRLLQREVERDQAHGAKGPHSVGAMFRDARVWWMALIYFAFVMGQYALTFWLPTLVKATGVKGNLHIGLLSAIPFICAIVAMNLFGRSADRRQERRWHLIVPALMGAIGFTVAASYTQNTVLSLAFLSLAAAGVLTCAPLFWSLPTAFLSGTAAAAGIAVINSVGNLAGFVSPYLIGYLKDLTGSTQIGMYVLAAALVLGAIGVWLTPKQLVNR
- the ltnD gene encoding L-threonate dehydrogenase translates to MTSNTNNTPVVGLVGLGAMGSGMAQSLRRAGYEPHVFDVRLDVAHAFARDGGVACDTLAALGAQCDIVVSVVVNAAQTESVLFGDGTTPGCAASMKPGSLFVMCSTVDPNWSVALESRLAAQGILYLDAPISGGAAKAASGQMTMMTAGTPAAYEKAGAVLDAMAAKVYRLGDRAGAGSKVKVINQLLAGVHIAAAAEAMALGLREGVDPAALYEVITHSAGNSWMFENRMAHVLAGDYTPLSAVDIFVKDLGLVLDVARASKFPLPLSSTAHQMFMQASTAGFAREDDSAVIKIFPGIELPAADKKA
- a CDS encoding amidohydrolase family protein, whose amino-acid sequence is MKLESVRIPTRLRGFAAGDAQVFDVTLAGDRVQAVVPSASQSGARGILLSALVEAHAHIDKNYTVQEVGAAEGNLFAAIERMDKHRAGWTGEALHPRMERALQDAWQSGTRALRTHIDWVQADPPAALAVFEALRQEWRGRIELQFVSLTPLDLFADLAAGERIAREVKRAGGTLGAFVYRNEGLVHKLGRVFDLAQDHGLGLDFHVDEGLDADASGLRSIAQLMRAREFRHGVVCGHCCSLAMQDDAMANETLALCAGAGLHIVSLPTTNLYLQGAWDHTPVQRGITRIHEAAARGLRVSLATDNVQDAFYPYGSYDLLETFGLGVQMAHLAPAGEWFDAITVSPAKALGLAWDGRIAPGCPADLVLLAAIAEHELIGPRGRQRTVIRAGQILEQTQ
- the otnI gene encoding 2-oxo-tetronate isomerase, whose translation is MPQFAANLSMLYPELDFLDRFEAASKDGFKAVEYLFPYAFDRNEIAARLKHNGLQQVLFNGPPGNWDGGERGLACLPGRDAEFREGMAKAIDYAAALGCPRIHIMAGLVPEGLEREAVQPVYVDNLRWAAAEAAKAGRDVLIEPINTRDIPRFFLNRQDHAHEIVDMVGAPNLKVQMDLYHCQIVEGDVAMKIRKYLPTGRVGHIQIAGVPERHEPDIGEQNYPYLFDLIDEVSAQCGWQGWIGCEYRPSRGMEPGGTSAGLGWLRALQQRT